From a region of the Mercurialis annua linkage group LG1-X, ddMerAnnu1.2, whole genome shotgun sequence genome:
- the LOC126665493 gene encoding uncharacterized protein LOC126665493 — MAWLEFLLRKLFDIVSWPSIALLCPLFASFRAINSDSHFKNQQCLAFWALFSIFSVFEKALANLPIWFPFWPYVKGLVIVLLVIIDFRGASFVYKNFIRTFRTYPFVSWQHVLFLIWNILFIPVRECLRITSWLFQRGKCFSFSRTDENIIASGQEVICERVICQGTFKRNDDTITRDQRPFHLTNAQKEWSCALCLISTTSEKCLKKHLQGKKHKARKEEVRAEELAAKLKLAYNSTIVLSSNNGVVLLQNLVNLEKWSGYISPITRPIKWCRWKGPDIGWIKLNTDGSIDREYAGFGGLLRDYNGDAICGFVSKAALNDIFLVELWAIWRGLVLASGLGIKVIWVESDSLSAVKTINKEQSYSQRAAECLNHIWFLLKKFEKHRISHAWRETNKAADYLSRMVLERNDVVLVPVQFPSTLQNIIKDDAQGKIYFRR; from the exons ATGGCCTGGTTGGAGTTTTTACTGCGAAAACTCTTCGATATTGTTTCATG GCCTTCAATTGCTTTGCTTTGTCCCTT GTTTGCTTCATTTCGGGCTATAAACAGTGACTCTCACTTCAAAAATCAGCAATGTCTCGCTTTCTGGGCTctattttccattttttctgTCTTTGAAAAGGCACTTGCCAATCTTCCCATTTG GTTTCCTTTTTGGCCTTATGTGAAGGGCTTGGTGATTGTCTTGTTGGTGATTATTGATTTTCGTGGTGCTTCCTTTGTCTACAAGAATTTTATCAGAACATTCAGAACTTATCCATTTGTTAGCTGGCAGCATGTGTTATTTCTGATATGGAACATCTTGTTCATACCAGTGAGGGAATGTTTGCGGATCACCAGTTGGCTATTTCAGAGAGGCAAATGCTTCTCATTTAGTCGGACTGATGAAAACATAATTGCGAGCGGACAGGAAGTAATATGCGAACGCGTTATCTGTCAG GGAACATTCAAGCGCAACGATGATACTATAACGAGGGACCAAAGGCCCTTTCATTTAACGAATGCCCAAAAGGAGTGGAGTTGTGCTCTTTGTCTGATTAGCACTACTAGCGAAAAATGTTTGAAGAAACACCTCCAAGGAAAGAAGCACAAGGCCAGGAAAGAAGAAGTAAGAGCTGAAGAGCTGGCAGCAAAGTTAAAGTTAGCATACAATTCCACTATTGTTCTTAGTTCGAACAATGGAGTAGTTTTGCTTCAGAACCTGGTCAATCTTGAAAAGTGGAGTGGCTATATAAGCCCTATTACAAGACCAATCAAATGGTGCAGATGGAAAGGACCAGACATTGGTTGGATCAAATTAAACACGGATGGGTCTATAGATCGAGAATATGCAGGTTTCGGTGGTTTGCTCCGTGATTATAACGGTGATGCAATTTGCGGTTTTGTTTCTAAAGCTGCTCTGAATGACATTTTTTTGGTGGAACTATGGGCTATATGGAGAGGTCTTGTTTTAGCCTCTGGTCTCGGAATAAAAGTAATATGGGTCGAGTCTGATTCACTGAGTGCTGTGAAAACCATTAACAAGGAGCAGTCTTACAGCCAAAGAGCTGCAGAATGTTTGAACCATATTTGGTTTCTTTTAAAGAAATTCGAGAAGCATAGGATATCGCACGCATGGCGTGAAACTAATAAAGCAGCTGATTATCTTTCAAGGATGGTTCTCGAGAGAAATGATGTAGTTTTGGTGCCTGTACAGTTTCCTTCTACACTTCAGAATATTATTAAGGATGATGCTCAGGGAAAAATATACTTTAGGAGATAA